The following proteins are encoded in a genomic region of Anabas testudineus chromosome 13, fAnaTes1.2, whole genome shotgun sequence:
- the bloc1s3 gene encoding biogenesis of lysosome-related organelles complex 1 subunit 3 — protein sequence MSSKYQIVVQGEASETDSDDEVYITSLSAPPAASVGAKVPGEASETDSEAEEEHADRASAVKQESAQILRRDLPPLIVVRDHPDVQSVVEDRPSPTHRPQGDTLLQQKLQESNSRLYSDVGQTLRQVYGSASREVRSATAQLNTSQGAIISASHSIRLILDDLKAVSEKIDIITSCQILPDINLSNPNNHSGPVPN from the exons atgTCCAGCAAGTACCAGATAGTGGTGCAGGGCGAGGCGTCTGAGACAGACTCCGATGATGAGGTCTACATCACCTCCCTGTCTGCTCCGCCAGCTGCTTCAGTCGGAGCCAAG GTTCCGGGAGAGGCGTCTGAAACAGACAGTGAGGCTGAGGAGGAGCATGCGGACCGAGCCTCTGCAGTGAAACAGGAGAGCGCTCAGATCCTGAGGAGAGACCTGCCTCCTCTCATAGTGGTCCGAGACCACCCTGATGTACAGTCAGTAGTGGAGGACAGGCCAAGCCCCACACACAGGCCACAGG GTGACACACTTTTACAACAGAAGCTGCAAGAGTCTAACAGCCGGCTGTATTCTGATGTTGGTCAGACACTTCGGCAGGTTTATGGCAGCGCAAGCAGAGAG GTGCGCAGTGCCACAGCTCAGCTGAACACGTCGCAGGGCGCTATCATCAGTGCCTCCCACAGCATCAGATTAATCCTGGATGACCTGAAGGCTGTCTCTGAGAAGATTGACATCATCACCAGCTGTCAAATACTGCCTGATATTAACCTCAGTAATCCAAATAATCACAGTGGTCCTGTGCCTAActaa